In Dasypus novemcinctus isolate mDasNov1 chromosome 10, mDasNov1.1.hap2, whole genome shotgun sequence, one DNA window encodes the following:
- the BBS1 gene encoding BBSome complex member BBS1, whose product MAAASPSDAEGSGAESNEANSKWLDAHYDPVANIHTFSSCLALADLHGDGEYKLVVGDLGPGGRQPCLKVLKGPAVLSESPLPALPAAAATFLMEQHEPRTPALALASGPCVYVYKNLRPYFKFSLPQLPPNPLEQDLWNQAKEDRIDPVTLKEMLEGIREKAEVPLSVQSLRFLQLELGEMEAFVNQHKSKSIKRQTVITTMTTLKKNLADEDAVSCLVLGTESKELLVLDPEAFTILAKMSLPSVPVFLEISGQFDVEFRLAAACRNGNIYILRRDSKRPKYCIELSAQPVGLVRVHKVLVVGSTQDSLHGFTHKGKKLWAVPMPAAILTMNLLEQRERGLQAVMAGLANGEVRIYRDKALLNVIRTPDAVTSLCFGRYGREDNTLIMTTRGGGLMIKILKRTAVFVEGGGEAGPPPAQAMKLNVPRKTRLYVDQTLREREAGTAMHRTFQTDLYLLRLRAARAYVQALESSLSPVSATAREPLKLHAVVQGLGPTFKLTLHLQNTSAVRPVLGLLVCFLYNEALYALPRAFFKVPLLVPGLSYPLETFVESVGDKGISDIIKVLVLREGQRAPLLSAHINMPVSEGLAAA is encoded by the exons ATGGCTGCTGCGTCTCCATCGGATGCTGAAGGCAGCGGAGCTGAGAG CAATGAGGCCAATTCGAAATGGCTGGACGCGCACTACGACCCCGTGGCCAATATCCACACCTTTTCTTCCTGCCTGG CGCTGGCAGATTTGCATGGGGACGGGGAGTACAAG CTGGTGGTGGGAGATCTTGGCCCTGGTGGGCGGCAACCCTGCCTGAAGGTGCTCAAAGGACCGGCGGTGCTGTCCGAGAGCCCACTCCCCGCCCTGCCAGCTGCCGCCGCCACCTTCCTCATGGAGCAACACGAGCCTCGGACGCCAGCCCTGGCCCTTGCTTCAGGCCCCTGTGTCTACGTCTATAAGAACCTTAGGCCCTACTTCAAGTTCAGCCTGCCCCAGTTGCCCCCAAACCCCCTAGAACAAGACCTTTGGAACCAGGCCAAGGAG GACCGGATTGACCCTGTAACCCTGAAGGAGATGCTGGAGGGGATCCG GGAAAAGGCAGAGGTGCCTCTGTCTGTCCAGTCACTCAG GTTTCTGCAGCTGGAGCTGGGTGAAATGGAGGCCTTTGTGAACCAGCACAAGTCCAAGTCCATCAAGCGGCAG ACAGTCATCACCACCATGACCACCCTGAAGAAGAACCTGGCTGACGAGGATGCCGTGTCCTGCCTGGTGCTGGGCACTGAGAGCAAGGAGCTCCTGGTGCTGGACCCCGAGGCCTTCACCATTTTGGCAAAG ATGAGCCTTCCCAGCGTGCCCGTGTTCCTGGAGATTTCTGGGCAGTTCGATGTGGAGTTCCGGCTTGCTGCTGCCTGCCGCAATGGCAACATCTACATCCTCAGAAG AGACTCCAAGCGCCCCAAGTACTGCATCGAGCTGAGCGCGCAGCCCGTGGGCCTCGTCCGGGTGCACAAGGTCCTGGTGGTGGGCAGCACCCAAGACAGCCTGCACGGCTTCACCCACAAG GGTAAGAAGCTGTGGGCCGTGCCGATGCCCGCGGCCATCCTGACCATGAACCTCCTGGAGCAGCGCGAACGGGGCCTGCAGGCCGTCATGGCCGGCCTGGCCAACGGGGAGGTCCGCATTTACCGCGACAAGGCCCTGCTCAACGTCATCCGCACCCCG GATGCAGTGACCAGCCTTTGCTTTGGCCGCTATGGGCGGGAAGACAACACCCTCATCATGACCACGAGAG GCGGCGGCCTGATGATCAAGATCCTGAAGCGCACCGCAGTGTTTGTGGAGGGGGGAGGTGAGGCGGGCCCCCCTCCAGCCCAGGCCATGAAACTCAACGTGCCCCGAAAGACGCGGCTCTATGTGGATCAGACACTGCGAGAGCGGGAGGCCGGCACCG CCATGCACCGGACCTTCCAGACGGACCTCTACCTGCTGCGCCTCCGGGCTGCCCGGGCCTACGTGCAGGCCCTGGAGTCCAGCCTGAGCCCCGTGTCTGCGACGGCCCGGGAGCCACTCAAGCTGCACGCGGTG GTTCAGGGCCTGGGTCCCACCTTCAAGCTCACGCTTCACCTGCAGAACACCTCGGCCGTCCGGCCCGTCCTCGGGCTGCTGGTCTGCTTTCTGTACAACGAGGCGCTCTACGCCCTGCCCCGGGCCTTCTTCAAG GTCCCCTTGCTGGTGCCGGGGCTCAGCTACCCCCTAGAGACCTTTGTGGAGAGTGTCGGTGACAAGGGCATCTCAGACATCATCAAG GTGCTGGTGCTCCGGGAGGGCCAGCGCGCCCCCTTGCTGAGTGCCCACATCAACATGCCCGTGAGCGAGGGGCTGGCGGCCGCCTGA